The DNA region TAGGGTTTCGTTCCATCACTTTGCGTTGGTGGTTAGCAGCCCATCCGTTGAGCCACTATCTGCTGTAAACCATTACTTTTGCTGTCGAATTCTACTAAATAGATTTCAAATAGGCTTCCAACAAAGAGGTAGTCAATCGTCAACGGAACTGATAAAACAACCTCGATAACTCGGTCAAGCCATTTGCTTGGTTCCTATTAATATCCGATCTCCGGAATAGCCGGAGTCACAGTCCCGATGATATCGAACAATGGAAAATAATAATACACAATAGATTTGTTGTGAATTTAGTTGGTTTTGCTTGGTGTAGTTTTATTTTGATAATCTATAAGCGATGTTTTTCCATGTTTGCCACATTCTTAGTGCATAGGGTTGACCAGCCATAGGGCGGAGTATTTCGTAAACCGGTATCATTGGCTGCTATGATTCTTCAGTGTTATTCAAAGATACACCGTTTCAGTTGGCTTAGCACGCTGTACAATTGCACAACCTCAATATCGTGTGCTACCATCACATAGATAGGAGCCAATTCCAGAGGAATAAGCAACATCGCTTCGACCGCCTACCAAGTACTCCCTAAGTTGTTATCTATTTCAAAAGTATGCTCCGGCATGGCCGAAGTTCGGACAGATAAAAAAAAAGAGCTCATACTAGGTCAGCAAGAGGTGGTCCCAAACCCTATTAGATAAAGAGATGAATTGACCACAAATATTGCGTGGATTTTCCCAGTATGATATAGGAAGTTGAGATAGGGAAGCTCAGCGTTCGTTTCCGGACATAACGGAACAGTCCTCAGAAGAAAAAAGAGCGTCTGTGATAATGTGGTAGCATTGTTGGCGGGCACTTCTTCACGTTGTTGAGAGACGAACTTCTTTTACATTACCTCGAAGATATTGAAGAACCGCACTGTACTATACTCGGTAGTTCACAGAAAAGATCATTTGAGTGGAGATCTCGGTCGGTTGATCAAGCCACGTCAAGCGCACTGTCTAGTTGAGGTGGTTTGAGAAACGAGTAGGTCAAGGTCGTAGCGAGCACCATCCTTGAAATCCGGTGACCTGTTCAGAGAGACGTTGAACGTGGACGATGATGAGGTTTGGGAGAACGAGCGCACTCCGACACCCACCAGGTGTTCGAGGTCGTCCCCATTCGATGGGGCTGTCGCTGCGGGAGAGAAGCCGCTAGAACTCAGATTTCAGTCACGCGCTGGTACTCGTCACCGAGCGCGGCGGCATCCTCGGGCAGTAGCGCAACTACGAGATACTCAGCATATTCCTCGAAATATTCGACCAGCGCAGCGATCCGATTGGGATCAAGAGCTTCGAGCGAGTCCACTATGATAAATGGAAGCGCCTCGTAGAGGTCATGGACCAGATAGCCCGCGAGTGCGAAAACGAGTCCTGTGACCTCACGCTCGCTTTCGGAGAGATGCTCGACGGTATCTTCGTAAGTTGTTCCATCCTGGGTACTCCGCACGACGTGAAGATCGAAGACGCCTCGCTGGACCTTGCGTCGGCCCTCACGCATTTCGCGTTCGGCACGTTCGATCCAGATGCGTTCGATGTTCTCGTAGTCGAGGATTTCGAGGATGGTCTGCATGTGCTCGTTGAATTCCTCGACAGCCTGCGCTTCGAGTTGTTCGATCCGCGTCCGCAGATCGGCCAACTCTTCTTGGATCTCAGTACGTTCTTCCTTCAGATTCTCACGCTCGTCGAGATCGGCTTCGACGGTTTCAATTTCGTCGGTGATGTCTTCGAGATCGTTCTCGAGGCGGCCGAGTTCGAATTCGAGCTGATTAGCCTCCTTGTGCAGGTCGAGGAGTTCACTGTGCTCTTCTGCTTCCAAAGCTTCAACATCGGCTTCAAGATCGCTGATCTCCTCTTCGAGGTTCTCTCGCTCGTTAGTCAACTCTTCGACGGTGTCTTTGCGGTCGTCGATTTCGCGCTCGATGTCATCGAGCTTACGATCAAGACGTTCGCGACGATCACGGTCAGCCTGCAATTCGTTTCGCTTGCTCGTCAGCTTGTCAAGTTCACTACTGAGATCGTTCCGTTCGTGGGATTTCTCTTGGCGAAGCGAGCGAAGGCTGTCGAGCGTCTCGTCGATCGTCTCGCGTTCGACTTCACTCCCACAGGTCCAACAGACCGTGGTGTCGCCCTCGTCAGCAAGCAGCCGGTCGGTGAGAGCGCCCTCGTCCGCACTTTGACTATCAGTGGTATTCTGTAGCGCTTGTTGGAGTTCGGGACTGCCTCCCTCGAGCATCTCCTCGTTGAACTGCAAAACGCGCTGGAGTTGGCTGATAGTGGATTCAAGCGATTGTTTGTGGTCACGGAGGCGGTCGATCTCCGCATCGATGTCATTGAGGTCGCCCGCCGGCGTCTCTGACATCTCTTCTAGTTCCGTACTGATCTCCTCGCGTTCGTCCTCGAGCGCTTGGATACTCTCGTGTTCGGAATCGAGGCGATAGCGGACGTTATCGAGTTCCGAACGAGCTTCTTGGAGATTGTCGAGTGCATCTTCGAATTCAGCCTTTTGCTCGCGAGTATCGTCGACAGTGCTATCAGCGTCTTCGATGGCTGCTTCTTTGTCTTCGAGTTCAGCACGCTTGTCCTCAATCTGGTCTTCGAGCTGTGTGCGCTGTTGTTCGAGATCAGGAAACTGGTCGTCGAGCGATTCCAATCGGTCGAGTTGATCGTCGAGGTCGCGCTTTTGACTCTCAAGTTGGCTGATTTCGGCTTGGATCGCGTTGGTGTCGACGGGGCGCATGATGACCTCGCGGAGGTCGTCTCCGCGAGCGACGGCCTGTCGTGCTTCGTTGTTTTCGAGGAGGAACGCGAACAGGTCAGCGCCTTCGGGATCGTCGAGATACGGTTCGCCGCCCATCACGACCGTGCCGTTCTCACGCGCGAGTGTGCGCGTGTAGACCTCTCCGCCAAGAGTGAGTTCGGAGTGTCCTTCATCGGCGTCACCCTTCAGAGAAACACGGTCGCTGCCAAGCGCCCCCATGAGCGCCCGCAGGAGCGATGTTCGATTCGTTGCGTTGCGGCCAGTCAGGGCAGTTACGCCTGGTGAGAGCGAGACGGTGGTTTCGTCGATCCCACCGATGTTCTCGGCATGAATCTCGGCAAGTTGTTCCGAAGTCTGTGGTTGGCTCATTTCTCAACCATCTCTTATAGCGCGTCTTACTAAGTCGTTGTCATTCAGAGGGCGTCTCAGCGATTACAGCGTGGTTCTGTAACAAAGCTGTGTGTGTTATAGAACAGAGCGAAGCTAGTATAACACTACTATGGGTGTTACATAGCTGTCTACTCGGTACAATCGCAGCCATTGCCCTCGATGTATTCTCGAACAGGAGCATGCATTCCACATTCAGGGCACGAGACGGTAATATCGACGAACACATCGATATCGCCAGCGGCCAGCTCGCCGGCGGAAGCAAGCTGTGAGAGCGTGTTTTCTGTGACAGCAACCGTCCGATTCTGTAACGCAGCGATACGCTGAGCTCCGGTTTCGGCAGGGTCGTCGTCAGTCTCAGAAGACTCTCGCTCGACACCGAGACAACCCTTGAGATGACGGCGGACGGTCCCATACGAGACGAAGTCCGACTGGAGTTGGTCGACATTGATATTCTGCTTCTGGAGGCGGTTGCGCGCTTGCGTGCGCATTCCTTGGCTGACGTCCTCGTCAGTCAGCAAGCGATAGGTGTTTTCGACTTCCCCATCGAGTGGGTTCAATCCTGCTTGTTCCATAGCAGCGCGGAGAAGCTGATGATTGAAATGGACGGCAAGCTCTCTAAGGCTTTTTCGCTCGTCGTCACGTGTCCAGTACTCTCCTAACCGTCTAGCTTCCGTGGCGAGATCGTAGTCAGCAGCCATCCGGTCGATCTTGCATGAGAGAGTCTGGTTGGCCTCACGCGACGTACCGCCTGATTGATTCATTTGTGCTTTTTCTACGAGAGGAGTTTGTTTGGGTGTTTTGCTTTGCCATGGTTCAATTGAGTCTGTGAATATCTGCGGGGCAATCTTCTTGTCGCCTGTCGAGTGCCTCCAGCGCGAGCGCGACGAGACTAACAACGAAATCGAATTGTAGAAGCACAGCTCGACAACCAGCACGAACAACTCCAAACAGAACGGACCGACCTCCACGGGCAGATCGAGCACATCGAAGGCCAAGCCATCACCGAGTTCAACGGCCATACGCGGACGGTGCTAGGATTGCTTGAGTACGCGAACATCGGGCAGATCTGGCTCGAATGCCGCGAAAGCGAAGTCTGTGAGGGCCGCGCAAGGTACCGACAAGCGTCTTCGATCTGTGCGTGATTCTCACTGCGAGTCCAGGACTACCTACGAGGATACGATCAAGCACCTCAGCGAATCCGGACGTGAGATCATAGACTCGTGTTTGCGCTTGCGGGCTATCTAGTTCTCGATCTCTATGAGTCGCTTTCATTTATCGTAGTGGACTCACTCGAAACCATCGATTCCAACCGCATTGCGGCGCTCGTCGAGCATTTCAGTGAATACGCGACGTATCTCGTGGTCGCGCTCCTGTCGAAGGACGCCGCCACACTTGATGAAGATTATCAGCGTGCGACCGAGATCTGGATCGATGGCCGGTCCACCGAGACTATATAGTCTTCCAAGTCGAGCACACCGATTCGATGATGTTGAATCGGAGTCGGTTTCGTGGAAACTTTTTTCACTATGGCCGAATATCGACGACCATGGCACGAGATTCACGCGGCTCGGAGGGTCGTCGAGTCAAATCAGTCCAGAAAACTTTCGACATAATCGAAACATTGAACGAGCAGGGTGAGGCGACCGTTTCGCAGTTGGCGAGTACGCTGGACATGCCGGTTAGTACCGTCCACATCTACCTACAGACACTGACGGACACTGGTTACGTGATTCGACGGGGGAACCAGTACATGCTCGGCCTCCGTTTCTTGGAAACGGGAAGCCGTGTGCGCGACCGCCTGAACATCCTGCAGGCGGCGCGCCGAGAGATGGTTGATCTGTGCTGGCAGACGGGAGAACGGGTCGGATTGGGTGTGGCGGAGGGTGGCAAGCGCGTTCAGCTCTGGCAGATCGAGGGTGAGGATGCCGTAAATGACAACAACTACATCGGCGAGTTCACCCACATGCACTGGACGTCTCTCGGCAAAGTGCTGCTCGCGAGTTTCAACAATGAGGAAATCAAGAACATAATCGAATGCCACGGCCTTCCACGGGCGACCAGGAGAACGATTGTCGAAGCCGACGAACTCTTCGGAGAGATCGAACGAATCCGTAATCAGGGATACGCCATAGAAGACGAAGAGCACAAACTGGGGATGCGCAGCGTGTCAGTGCCCCTTCAAGCTGGGGAGCAGGACACCATTGGCGCACTAGGTATCGCCGCAGCGAAGAGCAAGATCACTCCACAGAAATGTGGCCAGTATGTGAAACGTCTAGTGAAGAAATCAAATGTTATTTCGATTATATACAATCAATGAGTTTCGTATGCAGTATCTACCCGAACCGTAACTCGGTTTCCCGACCGACAGATATCCGAGGACTGCTTGTGGAGAACGGTGATAGCGGTTGTTGAGGTCCGAAACGGCGGAAGAGCGGCGAGCGCTCGATGGTGCGTGATGTGGTTGGGTTTACCCTGTAGAACCTCCAAATGATCACCTCGACCACGCCATGCGCAATCCGATCAAGGATTTACTACGACAATCACGACCGGATCGAATACTCGACGGCTACAGCCGTTGAACGGACCCGAGCAGCGAGTGCTTACGACGCTAATCGGCAGTCTCGTCGTGGCTTCACCGATACTTTTTTGCTCTCAGAAACTGAGGAGTGGGTATACTATCATGAGCGAAGTTCGGTTATCGAGCGTGACGAAAGTGTACGACGACGAGATCCTCGCTGTCGAGGAGATTGACTTGGACGTCCGAGACGGGGAGTTTCTCGTGATGGTTGGGCCGTCGGGATGCGGCAAGTCGACGACGCTACGGATGATTGGTGGTCTCGAAACGGTCACGGCCGGCGAGATAGCTATCGAAGAACAGGTCGTCAACGACGTCCGACCACAGGACCGCAACATCGCGATGGTGTTCCAGAACTACGCGCTATACCCGCACATGACCGTTCGGGACAACATGTCGTTCGGGTTGCGCCTTTCTGGGGAGTACGAGGACAAAGAGATCGAGAGTCGCGTCGAAGAGACGGCCGAACTGCTCGAAATATCCGCGTTGCTTAACCAGTTACCCAAACAGCTTTCGGGCGGTCAGCAACAACGTGTCGCGCTCGGTCGAGCCATCATCAGGGATCCGGACGTGTTCTTGCTGGATGAACCCCTTTCGAACCTTGACGCGAAACTGCGCTCACAGATGCGCACCGAACTCCAACGGATCCAAGAAGAACTCGGCGTGACGACCATCTACGTGACCCACGACCAGACCGAGGCGATGACGATGGGCGATCGCATTGCCATCTTGAACGAGGGCGAACTTCAGCAAGTCGCACAGCCGGAGCAGTGTTACGACCGCCCGAACAACGAGTTCGTCGCGGGCTTCATCGGATCGCCCAGCATGAACTTCTTCGCGGTCACCGCAACCAGGGTCAACGATGGTGTCCGATTGAGAGGCTCCGAGTTCGAGACGACGCTTCCGATTTCGCTTGAAGAGGGCGAGTACACCCTCGGGGTTCGTCCGGAAGACTTCACCATCGAAACCGACGGCCGCCATTTCGAAGCCGTCGTCGACGTCGTTGAGCCGATGGGTTCGGACAACTTCCTCTATTTGAATTTCGCTTCGGACGAGGACCGCGAAATTACTGCACGGGTCGATAGCGAGGTGCGCCCGAACACCGGTGAGACGGTTGGTCTCGGCTTCGATCCGGACGATGTCCACTTCTTCGATGGGGAGCAACAGCGAGTGGCCCTCGATGACGAACCGAATCCGGTGACGACACCGTGAACAAATGATCTACGACACAATCGGGTCGGGCGACAGCGAGTGGGCAGGCAAGTCCGCCACAGCGATCCGAGAGATAGCCGAAGCCGACGGTTCGGTCCTCCTCGTCCCCGTCGGTAGTATCGAACAACACGGATCCCACCTGCCGGTTGCTACCGACACCATCCTCGTCGATGCGGTAGTTCATGGTGCCACTGAACGCGCCGGTGAGGACGTTCCAGTGCTGGTGACACCACCGATCTGGACCGGGTTCTCTCCACATCACCTTTCATTCGGCGGTACGCTCTCGCTCGATTTCGAGGATCTGCGTGCCGTCCTCGAAGACGTCGCACGAACTGCCATTGGGAACGGCTTCAATGCCGTCTGTTTCGTGAACGGCCACGGTGGGAACGCGGCGCTCGTCGACGCCGTCGTGAGTACGGTCGGCATCGGGACGGACGCCGAAATTCTCGGGACGACATACTTCTCGCTGGCGACCGACGAAGTGAGTTCCGTTCGTGACAGCGAGCGGGGCGGGATGGCTCACGGCGGCGAGTACGAGACCTCGCTCATGCTCCATCTGCGACCGGACCTCGTCGCCGACGCCGACCAACGGGATGGAACGCTGTGGGACGAACACTACGAATGGGGCGGGGGCGACCTTCTCGACGGAGGATCGTTGTCCGTCTATCGTCCGTTCGATTCCTACTCCGAATCCGGCGCGATAGGGGCTCCCGAATTGGCTAGTGCCGGGAAAGGCGAGCGGATCCACGAGATCGTCACGAGAGAACTCGCTGCTGTGATCGTTGCCATCCACGAGCACAACAGATGAGCGTATAGCATCCAGTCGTGCCAACAGGATGTTAATTGCCGATAGATTTTAGTGGTAATGGGCTATCCGGTAGTGTAGATGTCGAACGATAAAACGGATGCGTTCGAAGTGAATAGTATTGGCCGGCGGCGTGTGCTCGAGACTCTGGGAGCTGGAAGCATCGTTGCGGTCTCTGGCTGTTTAGGGAGCAGCGGCAACAGTGGTGCTAACGGTAGTGGTGGCAACGGTGGCGGCAACAGTAGTGGAGGGGGTGGCGGCAACGCGATCCAGTTCCTCACGATGAACGTCGAGGACAACATCAAACCGTTCTTTCAGAAAAACAATAAAAAATTCGAGAAGAAGACCGACTCAACGCTAGAGTTCACCAGCGTGACGTGGGACAACGCCCAAACAACGGTGAACAACCGAGTCGATGGCAACAAGGCACCCGACGTTGCCCGGTGGCCGGCGCGCTGGATCCCGCAGATGGTGGGCAAGGACGCCCTCATGCCTCTCGACGACTTGATGAAGGACGATTTCCTCGAGAAGTTCCCTGAAGGCATCGCAAAGGGTGTCCGGTATCAGGACCACTACTACGGAGTTCCGTGGGCATCGTCGAACAAATGCTTCTACTATAACAAGAATATCTTCAAGAAAGCGGGTCTGGATCCGGAGAACCCACAACTCGATTCGTGGCAGGATATGCTCTCGGCCGCAAAGGCGATCAAGAGCAGCGACAAGGTGTCGAAGCCCGCGCTCGGTCTCGCCGGTGCGGATGCGATCGAGACTGGCTCGCAGTACTACCATTACCACTGGTCACATGGGGCCGACCTCGTTGACGACAAGAGCCAGCCAGTTGTCGACACACCAGAGGCAGTCGACGCCCTGTCGTTCTATTCGGATCTCGCAAACAAACACGGCGTGACCCAGAGTTCGCCACTCTCCTCGACGCGGCAGGACATCCGTCAACTATTCGAAAGCGGCGAACTCGGCATGGTCATCGCCCACGTCTATACCGGAATCAACATCGCAGAGGCCAAAAAGCAGGGAAAAGCCGACTTCGATTACGGCATCGTACAGGTTCCAAAAGGTCCCGAAGGCCGGTACAGCCTCAACACCATCGACACGCTGGCGGTGTTCGACCAGACGAAAAACAAGAAGCTGTCCTACGACCTCATCGAGTTTTATCTCGACGACGAGAGGCACT from Halococcus sediminicola includes:
- a CDS encoding creatininase family protein, yielding MIYDTIGSGDSEWAGKSATAIREIAEADGSVLLVPVGSIEQHGSHLPVATDTILVDAVVHGATERAGEDVPVLVTPPIWTGFSPHHLSFGGTLSLDFEDLRAVLEDVARTAIGNGFNAVCFVNGHGGNAALVDAVVSTVGIGTDAEILGTTYFSLATDEVSSVRDSERGGMAHGGEYETSLMLHLRPDLVADADQRDGTLWDEHYEWGGGDLLDGGSLSVYRPFDSYSESGAIGAPELASAGKGERIHEIVTRELAAVIVAIHEHNR
- a CDS encoding archaea-specific SMC-related protein, which encodes MSQPQTSEQLAEIHAENIGGIDETTVSLSPGVTALTGRNATNRTSLLRALMGALGSDRVSLKGDADEGHSELTLGGEVYTRTLARENGTVVMGGEPYLDDPEGADLFAFLLENNEARQAVARGDDLREVIMRPVDTNAIQAEISQLESQKRDLDDQLDRLESLDDQFPDLEQQRTQLEDQIEDKRAELEDKEAAIEDADSTVDDTREQKAEFEDALDNLQEARSELDNVRYRLDSEHESIQALEDEREEISTELEEMSETPAGDLNDIDAEIDRLRDHKQSLESTISQLQRVLQFNEEMLEGGSPELQQALQNTTDSQSADEGALTDRLLADEGDTTVCWTCGSEVERETIDETLDSLRSLRQEKSHERNDLSSELDKLTSKRNELQADRDRRERLDRKLDDIEREIDDRKDTVEELTNERENLEEEISDLEADVEALEAEEHSELLDLHKEANQLEFELGRLENDLEDITDEIETVEADLDERENLKEERTEIQEELADLRTRIEQLEAQAVEEFNEHMQTILEILDYENIERIWIERAEREMREGRRKVQRGVFDLHVVRSTQDGTTYEDTVEHLSESEREVTGLVFALAGYLVHDLYEALPFIIVDSLEALDPNRIAALVEYFEEYAEYLVVALLPEDAAALGDEYQRVTEI
- a CDS encoding ABC transporter ATP-binding protein codes for the protein MSEVRLSSVTKVYDDEILAVEEIDLDVRDGEFLVMVGPSGCGKSTTLRMIGGLETVTAGEIAIEEQVVNDVRPQDRNIAMVFQNYALYPHMTVRDNMSFGLRLSGEYEDKEIESRVEETAELLEISALLNQLPKQLSGGQQQRVALGRAIIRDPDVFLLDEPLSNLDAKLRSQMRTELQRIQEELGVTTIYVTHDQTEAMTMGDRIAILNEGELQQVAQPEQCYDRPNNEFVAGFIGSPSMNFFAVTATRVNDGVRLRGSEFETTLPISLEEGEYTLGVRPEDFTIETDGRHFEAVVDVVEPMGSDNFLYLNFASDEDREITARVDSEVRPNTGETVGLGFDPDDVHFFDGEQQRVALDDEPNPVTTP
- a CDS encoding IclR family transcriptional regulator, whose product is MARDSRGSEGRRVKSVQKTFDIIETLNEQGEATVSQLASTLDMPVSTVHIYLQTLTDTGYVIRRGNQYMLGLRFLETGSRVRDRLNILQAARREMVDLCWQTGERVGLGVAEGGKRVQLWQIEGEDAVNDNNYIGEFTHMHWTSLGKVLLASFNNEEIKNIIECHGLPRATRRTIVEADELFGEIERIRNQGYAIEDEEHKLGMRSVSVPLQAGEQDTIGALGIAAAKSKITPQKCGQYVKRLVKKSNVISIIYNQ
- the rdfA gene encoding rod-determining factor RdfA, translated to MAVELGDGLAFDVLDLPVEVGPFCLELFVLVVELCFYNSISLLVSSRSRWRHSTGDKKIAPQIFTDSIEPWQSKTPKQTPLVEKAQMNQSGGTSREANQTLSCKIDRMAADYDLATEARRLGEYWTRDDERKSLRELAVHFNHQLLRAAMEQAGLNPLDGEVENTYRLLTDEDVSQGMRTQARNRLQKQNINVDQLQSDFVSYGTVRRHLKGCLGVERESSETDDDPAETGAQRIAALQNRTVAVTENTLSQLASAGELAAGDIDVFVDITVSCPECGMHAPVREYIEGNGCDCTE
- a CDS encoding ABC transporter substrate-binding protein, with protein sequence MSNDKTDAFEVNSIGRRRVLETLGAGSIVAVSGCLGSSGNSGANGSGGNGGGNSSGGGGGNAIQFLTMNVEDNIKPFFQKNNKKFEKKTDSTLEFTSVTWDNAQTTVNNRVDGNKAPDVARWPARWIPQMVGKDALMPLDDLMKDDFLEKFPEGIAKGVRYQDHYYGVPWASSNKCFYYNKNIFKKAGLDPENPQLDSWQDMLSAAKAIKSSDKVSKPALGLAGADAIETGSQYYHYHWSHGADLVDDKSQPVVDTPEAVDALSFYSDLANKHGVTQSSPLSSTRQDIRQLFESGELGMVIAHVYTGINIAEAKKQGKADFDYGIVQVPKGPEGRYSLNTIDTLAVFDQTKNKKLSYDLIEFYLDDERHFQYAKQKGFLPVTKSVSDREYFTESKNWAPFVEATQYARARPKLKQFSQFNSRMVQAIQEAVGGQKEPKQALGDAQKDLKSMLSGQ